Proteins co-encoded in one Arachis hypogaea cultivar Tifrunner chromosome 13, arahy.Tifrunner.gnm2.J5K5, whole genome shotgun sequence genomic window:
- the LOC112792772 gene encoding uncharacterized protein isoform X4: MWVDYCSFSMSAFEDPSDVRRLFKRAVSFVGKDYLCHTLWDKYIQFEFSQQQWVSLAHIYIQTLEFPTKKLHQYYDSFKKLLNLLEGGVASLDSSPKELQSEPSFDGEIPVDCKHDKIYCVIKDMMDSSAGLTRSIALKKYRIIGEQFYQRAHDLDLKISPFEANIQRNYFHVWPLDDSQLQNWHDYLDFVELQGNFDWAVKLYERCLIVCANYPEYWMRYVEFMETRGGREIANYSLDRATEIYLKSVPEIHFFNARFKEQIGDVLAARAAYIQQTGKESDSDFVQNVISRANMEKRLGNMESACGIYKEAIEMAVAEENLQHALPNLYVHFSHLKYMSSNNMDAARDILIDGIKNLPQNKQLLEELLKFSMVHGGSMSMAVIDTIIAEAISPRPDGSQGLGVEDAEDISNLYLKLVDYCGTIHDLRKAWNRHIKLFRASSRADTHQQSTKCRRSLNLIQDRSKETSIDICNQLYKDSSSDLHDSLHSQVEKMSPQKYPFPDSKEPRNNYPENILSADLVEVKEEPAKVPKHSKPNSYESDVSSETLLHQTASGNQRSQALQSSPKVDNYSQGKCELGHEELKPLSQKSMSPNSRERIHDSGPMVSREEDYTAGVVVDGRTGHRGNLVSTQDSESAQTCIEVDDGSYSASWQGHRARRPLLPPRLLRNHGGNLHQMKNAGKFRKGPKNGNRGHMHRKHFQRQQPTPQQIHPAEGGAQLPSQPGYSLQSVLQVQHCSQAQNQFKSTVAYSWPLQNSSSQSQPPANAPSQILHAMQGNGQYGYMQNSQEYNQMWQYYYYQQQQQLQLQQHYLQSQQPPFQQEQSQQQQSQLGHLQPQQLQQLQSQLQQQVLQQQQNFQQQQQDHHPVYIQQLQPSRQSQSSSNPVAEQGLAMVTAQSQDHESTQSPQACKPGVVSSPVPLNSEEKSTPE, encoded by the exons ATGTGGGTCGATTACTGTAGCTTCTCCATGTCGGCTTTTGAAGACCCATCTGATGTTCGGAG ATTGTTCAAGAGAGCGGTTTCCTTTGTTGGGAAGGACTATTTATGCCATACGTTGTGGGACAAGTATATTCAGTTTGAGTTTTCCCAGCAGCAGTGGGTTTCTCTTGCTCACATTTATATCCAGACTCTTGAGTTCCCAACCAAAAAGTTGCACCAGTATTATGATAG ttttaaaaagttattaaacCTTTTGGAAGGGGGTGTAGCAAGCCTGGATAGTTCCCCAAAGGAATTGCAATCTGAACCAAGTTTTGATGGTGAAATTCCTGTAGATTGCAAGCATGACAAGATTTATTGTGTTATCAAAGATATGATGGATTCATCCGCCGGATTGACTCGTTCCATCGCCCTAAAAAAGTACAGGATCATTGGAGAACAGTTTTATCAAAGGGCTCATGACTTGGATTTGAAGATTAGTCCTTTTGAGGCTAATATACAGAGAAATTACTTTCATGTCTGGCCACTGGATGACAGTCAATTGCAGAATTGGCATGATTATCTTGATTTTGTTGAACTTCAAGGGAATTTTGACTGG GCTGTGAAACTTTATGAAAGATGTTTGATTGTGTGTGCCAACTACCCTGAGTACTGGATGCGTTATGTGGAGTTCATGGAAACCAGGGGAGGAAGAGAAATTGCAAACTACTCTCTAGACCGAGCAACAGAAATTTATTTGAAG AGTGTACCAGAAATCCATTTCTTCAATGCCAGGTTTAAAGAACAAATAGGAGATGTTTTAGCTGCTCGCGCTGCATATATTCAGCAGACTGGTAAAGAGTCAGATTCTGATTTTGTGCAGAATGTTATATCAAGAGCCAATATGGAGAAACGTTTG GGAAATATGGAGTCAGCTTGTGGTATATACAAAGAAGCAATAGAGATGGCTGTAGCTGAAGAGAATTTACAGCATGCCCTCCCTAATTTATATGTCCATTTCTCTCACCTAAAATATATG AGTTCAAACAACATGGATGCTGCTAGAGACATCTTGATAGATGGCATAAAGAATTTGCCTCAAAACAAACAGCTTCTGGAG GAGTTGCTAAAGTTCTCAATGGTGCATGGAGGGTCAATGTCCATGGCTGTAATAGACACAATTATTGCAGAAGCAATATCTCCAAGACCTGATGGATCTCAAGGTCTGGGTGTAGAAGACGCTGAGGATATATCAAACTTATACCTAAAG CTTGTTGATTATTGTGGAACTATACATGATTTAAGGAAGGCATGGAATCGGCATATAAAATTGTTTCGGGCATCTTCCAGGGCAGATACACATCAGCAATCAACTAAATGTAGAAGGTCACTGAATTTGATCCAGGATAGGAGTAAGGAGACTTCCATTGATATATGTAATCAGCTATACAAAGATTCTAGTTCTGACTTGCATGATTCTTTGCATTCCCAAGTGGAGAAAATGTCACCACAAAAATATCCTTTCCCAGATTCCAAGGAACCAAGAAATAATTATCCTGAAAATATATTATCTGCAGATTTAGTGGAAGTGAAAGAGGAACCTGCCAAAGTTCCTAAGCATTCCAAACCAAATAGTTATGAATCTGATGTTTCATCAGAAACTTTATTACATCAAACAGCTAGTGGAAATCAACGCTCACAAGCTTTGCAATCATCCCCAAAAGTAGATAATTATTCTCAGGGGAAGTGTGAACTTGGGCATGAAGAACTGAAGCCACTTTCTCAGAAAAGCATGTCACCAAACAGCCGGGAAAGGATTCATGATTCAGGACCAATGGTGTCTCGGGAGGAGGATTATACTGCAGGGGTGGTAGTTGATGGTCGTACGGGACACCGAGGCAATCTTGTAAGCACTCAAGATTCCGAGTCTGCCCAAACATGCATTGAAGTAGATGACGGTTCATATTCAGCATCCTGGCAAGGCCATAGAGCAAGAAGACCACTTCTACCACCTCGGTTGTTGAGAAATCATGGTGGAAACTTGCATCAGATGAAAAATGCTGGAAAATTTCGCAAAGGTCCCAAAAATGGTAATCGTGGACATATGCATAGGAAACATTTCCAAAGGCAGCAACCTACTCCACAACAGATCCATCCAGCTGAAGGGGGAGCGCAACTGCCTTCACAACCAGGTTACTCTTTGCAATCTGTATTGCAAGTTCAGCATTGCAGTCAAGCACAAAATCAGTTTAAAAGTACTGTTGCTTATAGTTGGCCCTTACAAAACTCCTCATCCCAGTCTCAACCACCAGCCAATGCCCCGTCACAAATATTACATGCAATGCAAGGCAATGGACAGTATGGATATATGCAAAATAGCCAAGAATATAACCAGATGTGGCAATACTATTACTACCAACAGCAGCAGCAGTTGCAACTACAACAACATTATCTTCAATCGCAACAACCACCATTTCAGCAAGAACAGTCCCAACAACAACAAAGTCAGCTGGGACATCTTCAACCACAGCAACTGCAACAATTGCAATCTCAGTTGCAACAGCAGGTTCTGCAGCAGCAGCAAAACTTTCAACAGCAGCAGCAAGATCATCATCCTGTTTATATACAGCAGCTGCAGCCATCAAGACAG AGTCAGAGTAGTAGCAATCCTGTAGCTGAGCAAGGGCTGGCAATGGTGACAGCTCAGTCGCAG GACCATGAATCAACACAATCACCGCAAGCATGCAAACCTGGAGTGGTTTCTTCTCCTGTTCCACTGAATTCCGAAGAAAAATCTACCCCAGAATAG
- the LOC112792772 gene encoding uncharacterized protein isoform X7 encodes MFGDCSRERFPLLGRTIYAIRCGTSIFSLSFPSSSGFLLLTFISRLLSSQPKSCTSIMIDCKHDKIYCVIKDMMDSSAGLTRSIALKKYRIIGEQFYQRAHDLDLKISPFEANIQRNYFHVWPLDDSQLQNWHDYLDFVELQGNFDWAVKLYERCLIVCANYPEYWMRYVEFMETRGGREIANYSLDRATEIYLKSVPEIHFFNARFKEQIGDVLAARAAYIQQTGKESDSDFVQNVISRANMEKRLGNMESACGIYKEAIEMAVAEENLQHALPNLYVHFSHLKYMSSNNMDAARDILIDGIKNLPQNKQLLEELLKFSMVHGGSMSMAVIDTIIAEAISPRPDGSQGLGVEDAEDISNLYLKLVDYCGTIHDLRKAWNRHIKLFRASSRADTHQQSTKCRRSLNLIQDRSKETSIDICNQLYKDSSSDLHDSLHSQVEKMSPQKYPFPDSKEPRNNYPENILSADLVEVKEEPAKVPKHSKPNSYESDVSSETLLHQTASGNQRSQALQSSPKVDNYSQGKCELGHEELKPLSQKSMSPNSRERIHDSGPMVSREEDYTAGVVVDGRTGHRGNLVSTQDSESAQTCIEVDDGSYSASWQGHRARRPLLPPRLLRNHGGNLHQMKNAGKFRKGPKNGNRGHMHRKHFQRQQPTPQQIHPAEGGAQLPSQPGYSLQSVLQVQHCSQAQNQFKSTVAYSWPLQNSSSQSQPPANAPSQILHAMQGNGQYGYMQNSQEYNQMWQYYYYQQQQQLQLQQHYLQSQQPPFQQEQSQQQQSQLGHLQPQQLQQLQSQLQQQVLQQQQNFQQQQQDHHPVYIQQLQPSRQSQSSSNPVAEQGLAMVTAQSQDHESTQSPQACKPGVVSSPVPLNSEEKSTPE; translated from the exons ATGTTCGGAG ATTGTTCAAGAGAGCGGTTTCCTTTGTTGGGAAGGACTATTTATGCCATACGTTGTGGGACAAGTATATTCAGTTTGAGTTTTCCCAGCAGCAGTGGGTTTCTCTTGCTCACATTTATATCCAGACTCTTGAGTTCCCAACCAAAAAGTTGCACCAGTATTATGATAG ATTGCAAGCATGACAAGATTTATTGTGTTATCAAAGATATGATGGATTCATCCGCCGGATTGACTCGTTCCATCGCCCTAAAAAAGTACAGGATCATTGGAGAACAGTTTTATCAAAGGGCTCATGACTTGGATTTGAAGATTAGTCCTTTTGAGGCTAATATACAGAGAAATTACTTTCATGTCTGGCCACTGGATGACAGTCAATTGCAGAATTGGCATGATTATCTTGATTTTGTTGAACTTCAAGGGAATTTTGACTGG GCTGTGAAACTTTATGAAAGATGTTTGATTGTGTGTGCCAACTACCCTGAGTACTGGATGCGTTATGTGGAGTTCATGGAAACCAGGGGAGGAAGAGAAATTGCAAACTACTCTCTAGACCGAGCAACAGAAATTTATTTGAAG AGTGTACCAGAAATCCATTTCTTCAATGCCAGGTTTAAAGAACAAATAGGAGATGTTTTAGCTGCTCGCGCTGCATATATTCAGCAGACTGGTAAAGAGTCAGATTCTGATTTTGTGCAGAATGTTATATCAAGAGCCAATATGGAGAAACGTTTG GGAAATATGGAGTCAGCTTGTGGTATATACAAAGAAGCAATAGAGATGGCTGTAGCTGAAGAGAATTTACAGCATGCCCTCCCTAATTTATATGTCCATTTCTCTCACCTAAAATATATG AGTTCAAACAACATGGATGCTGCTAGAGACATCTTGATAGATGGCATAAAGAATTTGCCTCAAAACAAACAGCTTCTGGAG GAGTTGCTAAAGTTCTCAATGGTGCATGGAGGGTCAATGTCCATGGCTGTAATAGACACAATTATTGCAGAAGCAATATCTCCAAGACCTGATGGATCTCAAGGTCTGGGTGTAGAAGACGCTGAGGATATATCAAACTTATACCTAAAG CTTGTTGATTATTGTGGAACTATACATGATTTAAGGAAGGCATGGAATCGGCATATAAAATTGTTTCGGGCATCTTCCAGGGCAGATACACATCAGCAATCAACTAAATGTAGAAGGTCACTGAATTTGATCCAGGATAGGAGTAAGGAGACTTCCATTGATATATGTAATCAGCTATACAAAGATTCTAGTTCTGACTTGCATGATTCTTTGCATTCCCAAGTGGAGAAAATGTCACCACAAAAATATCCTTTCCCAGATTCCAAGGAACCAAGAAATAATTATCCTGAAAATATATTATCTGCAGATTTAGTGGAAGTGAAAGAGGAACCTGCCAAAGTTCCTAAGCATTCCAAACCAAATAGTTATGAATCTGATGTTTCATCAGAAACTTTATTACATCAAACAGCTAGTGGAAATCAACGCTCACAAGCTTTGCAATCATCCCCAAAAGTAGATAATTATTCTCAGGGGAAGTGTGAACTTGGGCATGAAGAACTGAAGCCACTTTCTCAGAAAAGCATGTCACCAAACAGCCGGGAAAGGATTCATGATTCAGGACCAATGGTGTCTCGGGAGGAGGATTATACTGCAGGGGTGGTAGTTGATGGTCGTACGGGACACCGAGGCAATCTTGTAAGCACTCAAGATTCCGAGTCTGCCCAAACATGCATTGAAGTAGATGACGGTTCATATTCAGCATCCTGGCAAGGCCATAGAGCAAGAAGACCACTTCTACCACCTCGGTTGTTGAGAAATCATGGTGGAAACTTGCATCAGATGAAAAATGCTGGAAAATTTCGCAAAGGTCCCAAAAATGGTAATCGTGGACATATGCATAGGAAACATTTCCAAAGGCAGCAACCTACTCCACAACAGATCCATCCAGCTGAAGGGGGAGCGCAACTGCCTTCACAACCAGGTTACTCTTTGCAATCTGTATTGCAAGTTCAGCATTGCAGTCAAGCACAAAATCAGTTTAAAAGTACTGTTGCTTATAGTTGGCCCTTACAAAACTCCTCATCCCAGTCTCAACCACCAGCCAATGCCCCGTCACAAATATTACATGCAATGCAAGGCAATGGACAGTATGGATATATGCAAAATAGCCAAGAATATAACCAGATGTGGCAATACTATTACTACCAACAGCAGCAGCAGTTGCAACTACAACAACATTATCTTCAATCGCAACAACCACCATTTCAGCAAGAACAGTCCCAACAACAACAAAGTCAGCTGGGACATCTTCAACCACAGCAACTGCAACAATTGCAATCTCAGTTGCAACAGCAGGTTCTGCAGCAGCAGCAAAACTTTCAACAGCAGCAGCAAGATCATCATCCTGTTTATATACAGCAGCTGCAGCCATCAAGACAG AGTCAGAGTAGTAGCAATCCTGTAGCTGAGCAAGGGCTGGCAATGGTGACAGCTCAGTCGCAG GACCATGAATCAACACAATCACCGCAAGCATGCAAACCTGGAGTGGTTTCTTCTCCTGTTCCACTGAATTCCGAAGAAAAATCTACCCCAGAATAG
- the LOC112792772 gene encoding uncharacterized protein isoform X6 has product MFGDCSRERFPLLGRTIYAIRCGTSIFSLSFPSSSGFLLLTFISRLLSSQPKSCTSIMIGGVASLDSSPKELQSEPSFDGEIPVDCKHDKIYCVIKDMMDSSAGLTRSIALKKYRIIGEQFYQRAHDLDLKISPFEANIQRNYFHVWPLDDSQLQNWHDYLDFVELQGNFDWAVKLYERCLIVCANYPEYWMRYVEFMETRGGREIANYSLDRATEIYLKSVPEIHFFNARFKEQIGDVLAARAAYIQQTGKESDSDFVQNVISRANMEKRLGNMESACGIYKEAIEMAVAEENLQHALPNLYVHFSHLKYMSSNNMDAARDILIDGIKNLPQNKQLLEELLKFSMVHGGSMSMAVIDTIIAEAISPRPDGSQGLGVEDAEDISNLYLKLVDYCGTIHDLRKAWNRHIKLFRASSRADTHQQSTKCRRSLNLIQDRSKETSIDICNQLYKDSSSDLHDSLHSQVEKMSPQKYPFPDSKEPRNNYPENILSADLVEVKEEPAKVPKHSKPNSYESDVSSETLLHQTASGNQRSQALQSSPKVDNYSQGKCELGHEELKPLSQKSMSPNSRERIHDSGPMVSREEDYTAGVVVDGRTGHRGNLVSTQDSESAQTCIEVDDGSYSASWQGHRARRPLLPPRLLRNHGGNLHQMKNAGKFRKGPKNGNRGHMHRKHFQRQQPTPQQIHPAEGGAQLPSQPGYSLQSVLQVQHCSQAQNQFKSTVAYSWPLQNSSSQSQPPANAPSQILHAMQGNGQYGYMQNSQEYNQMWQYYYYQQQQQLQLQQHYLQSQQPPFQQEQSQQQQSQLGHLQPQQLQQLQSQLQQQVLQQQQNFQQQQQDHHPVYIQQLQPSRQSQSSSNPVAEQGLAMVTAQSQDHESTQSPQACKPGVVSSPVPLNSEEKSTPE; this is encoded by the exons ATGTTCGGAG ATTGTTCAAGAGAGCGGTTTCCTTTGTTGGGAAGGACTATTTATGCCATACGTTGTGGGACAAGTATATTCAGTTTGAGTTTTCCCAGCAGCAGTGGGTTTCTCTTGCTCACATTTATATCCAGACTCTTGAGTTCCCAACCAAAAAGTTGCACCAGTATTATGATAG GGGGTGTAGCAAGCCTGGATAGTTCCCCAAAGGAATTGCAATCTGAACCAAGTTTTGATGGTGAAATTCCTGTAGATTGCAAGCATGACAAGATTTATTGTGTTATCAAAGATATGATGGATTCATCCGCCGGATTGACTCGTTCCATCGCCCTAAAAAAGTACAGGATCATTGGAGAACAGTTTTATCAAAGGGCTCATGACTTGGATTTGAAGATTAGTCCTTTTGAGGCTAATATACAGAGAAATTACTTTCATGTCTGGCCACTGGATGACAGTCAATTGCAGAATTGGCATGATTATCTTGATTTTGTTGAACTTCAAGGGAATTTTGACTGG GCTGTGAAACTTTATGAAAGATGTTTGATTGTGTGTGCCAACTACCCTGAGTACTGGATGCGTTATGTGGAGTTCATGGAAACCAGGGGAGGAAGAGAAATTGCAAACTACTCTCTAGACCGAGCAACAGAAATTTATTTGAAG AGTGTACCAGAAATCCATTTCTTCAATGCCAGGTTTAAAGAACAAATAGGAGATGTTTTAGCTGCTCGCGCTGCATATATTCAGCAGACTGGTAAAGAGTCAGATTCTGATTTTGTGCAGAATGTTATATCAAGAGCCAATATGGAGAAACGTTTG GGAAATATGGAGTCAGCTTGTGGTATATACAAAGAAGCAATAGAGATGGCTGTAGCTGAAGAGAATTTACAGCATGCCCTCCCTAATTTATATGTCCATTTCTCTCACCTAAAATATATG AGTTCAAACAACATGGATGCTGCTAGAGACATCTTGATAGATGGCATAAAGAATTTGCCTCAAAACAAACAGCTTCTGGAG GAGTTGCTAAAGTTCTCAATGGTGCATGGAGGGTCAATGTCCATGGCTGTAATAGACACAATTATTGCAGAAGCAATATCTCCAAGACCTGATGGATCTCAAGGTCTGGGTGTAGAAGACGCTGAGGATATATCAAACTTATACCTAAAG CTTGTTGATTATTGTGGAACTATACATGATTTAAGGAAGGCATGGAATCGGCATATAAAATTGTTTCGGGCATCTTCCAGGGCAGATACACATCAGCAATCAACTAAATGTAGAAGGTCACTGAATTTGATCCAGGATAGGAGTAAGGAGACTTCCATTGATATATGTAATCAGCTATACAAAGATTCTAGTTCTGACTTGCATGATTCTTTGCATTCCCAAGTGGAGAAAATGTCACCACAAAAATATCCTTTCCCAGATTCCAAGGAACCAAGAAATAATTATCCTGAAAATATATTATCTGCAGATTTAGTGGAAGTGAAAGAGGAACCTGCCAAAGTTCCTAAGCATTCCAAACCAAATAGTTATGAATCTGATGTTTCATCAGAAACTTTATTACATCAAACAGCTAGTGGAAATCAACGCTCACAAGCTTTGCAATCATCCCCAAAAGTAGATAATTATTCTCAGGGGAAGTGTGAACTTGGGCATGAAGAACTGAAGCCACTTTCTCAGAAAAGCATGTCACCAAACAGCCGGGAAAGGATTCATGATTCAGGACCAATGGTGTCTCGGGAGGAGGATTATACTGCAGGGGTGGTAGTTGATGGTCGTACGGGACACCGAGGCAATCTTGTAAGCACTCAAGATTCCGAGTCTGCCCAAACATGCATTGAAGTAGATGACGGTTCATATTCAGCATCCTGGCAAGGCCATAGAGCAAGAAGACCACTTCTACCACCTCGGTTGTTGAGAAATCATGGTGGAAACTTGCATCAGATGAAAAATGCTGGAAAATTTCGCAAAGGTCCCAAAAATGGTAATCGTGGACATATGCATAGGAAACATTTCCAAAGGCAGCAACCTACTCCACAACAGATCCATCCAGCTGAAGGGGGAGCGCAACTGCCTTCACAACCAGGTTACTCTTTGCAATCTGTATTGCAAGTTCAGCATTGCAGTCAAGCACAAAATCAGTTTAAAAGTACTGTTGCTTATAGTTGGCCCTTACAAAACTCCTCATCCCAGTCTCAACCACCAGCCAATGCCCCGTCACAAATATTACATGCAATGCAAGGCAATGGACAGTATGGATATATGCAAAATAGCCAAGAATATAACCAGATGTGGCAATACTATTACTACCAACAGCAGCAGCAGTTGCAACTACAACAACATTATCTTCAATCGCAACAACCACCATTTCAGCAAGAACAGTCCCAACAACAACAAAGTCAGCTGGGACATCTTCAACCACAGCAACTGCAACAATTGCAATCTCAGTTGCAACAGCAGGTTCTGCAGCAGCAGCAAAACTTTCAACAGCAGCAGCAAGATCATCATCCTGTTTATATACAGCAGCTGCAGCCATCAAGACAG AGTCAGAGTAGTAGCAATCCTGTAGCTGAGCAAGGGCTGGCAATGGTGACAGCTCAGTCGCAG GACCATGAATCAACACAATCACCGCAAGCATGCAAACCTGGAGTGGTTTCTTCTCCTGTTCCACTGAATTCCGAAGAAAAATCTACCCCAGAATAG
- the LOC112792772 gene encoding uncharacterized protein isoform X8, translating into MFGDCSRERFPLLGRTIYAIRCGTSIFSLSFPSSSGFLLLTFISRLLSSQPKSCTSIMIDCKHDKIYCVIKDMMDSSAGLTRSIALKKYRIIGEQFYQRAHDLDLKISPFEANIQRNYFHVWPLDDSQLQNWHDYLDFVELQGNFDWAVKLYERCLIVCANYPEYWMRYVEFMETRGGREIANYSLDRATEIYLKSVPEIHFFNARFKEQIGDVLAARAAYIQQTGKESDSDFVQNVISRANMEKRLGNMESACGIYKEAIEMAVAEENLQHALPNLYVHFSHLKYMSSNNMDAARDILIDGIKNLPQNKQLLEELLKFSMVHGGSMSMAVIDTIIAEAISPRPDGSQGLGVEDAEDISNLYLKLVDYCGTIHDLRKAWNRHIKLFRASSRADTHQQSTKCRRSLNLIQDRNLVEVKEEPAKVPKHSKPNSYESDVSSETLLHQTASGNQRSQALQSSPKVDNYSQGKCELGHEELKPLSQKSMSPNSRERIHDSGPMVSREEDYTAGVVVDGRTGHRGNLVSTQDSESAQTCIEVDDGSYSASWQGHRARRPLLPPRLLRNHGGNLHQMKNAGKFRKGPKNGNRGHMHRKHFQRQQPTPQQIHPAEGGAQLPSQPGYSLQSVLQVQHCSQAQNQFKSTVAYSWPLQNSSSQSQPPANAPSQILHAMQGNGQYGYMQNSQEYNQMWQYYYYQQQQQLQLQQHYLQSQQPPFQQEQSQQQQSQLGHLQPQQLQQLQSQLQQQVLQQQQNFQQQQQDHHPVYIQQLQPSRQSQSSSNPVAEQGLAMVTAQSQDHESTQSPQACKPGVVSSPVPLNSEEKSTPE; encoded by the exons ATGTTCGGAG ATTGTTCAAGAGAGCGGTTTCCTTTGTTGGGAAGGACTATTTATGCCATACGTTGTGGGACAAGTATATTCAGTTTGAGTTTTCCCAGCAGCAGTGGGTTTCTCTTGCTCACATTTATATCCAGACTCTTGAGTTCCCAACCAAAAAGTTGCACCAGTATTATGATAG ATTGCAAGCATGACAAGATTTATTGTGTTATCAAAGATATGATGGATTCATCCGCCGGATTGACTCGTTCCATCGCCCTAAAAAAGTACAGGATCATTGGAGAACAGTTTTATCAAAGGGCTCATGACTTGGATTTGAAGATTAGTCCTTTTGAGGCTAATATACAGAGAAATTACTTTCATGTCTGGCCACTGGATGACAGTCAATTGCAGAATTGGCATGATTATCTTGATTTTGTTGAACTTCAAGGGAATTTTGACTGG GCTGTGAAACTTTATGAAAGATGTTTGATTGTGTGTGCCAACTACCCTGAGTACTGGATGCGTTATGTGGAGTTCATGGAAACCAGGGGAGGAAGAGAAATTGCAAACTACTCTCTAGACCGAGCAACAGAAATTTATTTGAAG AGTGTACCAGAAATCCATTTCTTCAATGCCAGGTTTAAAGAACAAATAGGAGATGTTTTAGCTGCTCGCGCTGCATATATTCAGCAGACTGGTAAAGAGTCAGATTCTGATTTTGTGCAGAATGTTATATCAAGAGCCAATATGGAGAAACGTTTG GGAAATATGGAGTCAGCTTGTGGTATATACAAAGAAGCAATAGAGATGGCTGTAGCTGAAGAGAATTTACAGCATGCCCTCCCTAATTTATATGTCCATTTCTCTCACCTAAAATATATG AGTTCAAACAACATGGATGCTGCTAGAGACATCTTGATAGATGGCATAAAGAATTTGCCTCAAAACAAACAGCTTCTGGAG GAGTTGCTAAAGTTCTCAATGGTGCATGGAGGGTCAATGTCCATGGCTGTAATAGACACAATTATTGCAGAAGCAATATCTCCAAGACCTGATGGATCTCAAGGTCTGGGTGTAGAAGACGCTGAGGATATATCAAACTTATACCTAAAG CTTGTTGATTATTGTGGAACTATACATGATTTAAGGAAGGCATGGAATCGGCATATAAAATTGTTTCGGGCATCTTCCAGGGCAGATACACATCAGCAATCAACTAAATGTAGAAGGTCACTGAATTTGATCCAGGATAGGA ATTTAGTGGAAGTGAAAGAGGAACCTGCCAAAGTTCCTAAGCATTCCAAACCAAATAGTTATGAATCTGATGTTTCATCAGAAACTTTATTACATCAAACAGCTAGTGGAAATCAACGCTCACAAGCTTTGCAATCATCCCCAAAAGTAGATAATTATTCTCAGGGGAAGTGTGAACTTGGGCATGAAGAACTGAAGCCACTTTCTCAGAAAAGCATGTCACCAAACAGCCGGGAAAGGATTCATGATTCAGGACCAATGGTGTCTCGGGAGGAGGATTATACTGCAGGGGTGGTAGTTGATGGTCGTACGGGACACCGAGGCAATCTTGTAAGCACTCAAGATTCCGAGTCTGCCCAAACATGCATTGAAGTAGATGACGGTTCATATTCAGCATCCTGGCAAGGCCATAGAGCAAGAAGACCACTTCTACCACCTCGGTTGTTGAGAAATCATGGTGGAAACTTGCATCAGATGAAAAATGCTGGAAAATTTCGCAAAGGTCCCAAAAATGGTAATCGTGGACATATGCATAGGAAACATTTCCAAAGGCAGCAACCTACTCCACAACAGATCCATCCAGCTGAAGGGGGAGCGCAACTGCCTTCACAACCAGGTTACTCTTTGCAATCTGTATTGCAAGTTCAGCATTGCAGTCAAGCACAAAATCAGTTTAAAAGTACTGTTGCTTATAGTTGGCCCTTACAAAACTCCTCATCCCAGTCTCAACCACCAGCCAATGCCCCGTCACAAATATTACATGCAATGCAAGGCAATGGACAGTATGGATATATGCAAAATAGCCAAGAATATAACCAGATGTGGCAATACTATTACTACCAACAGCAGCAGCAGTTGCAACTACAACAACATTATCTTCAATCGCAACAACCACCATTTCAGCAAGAACAGTCCCAACAACAACAAAGTCAGCTGGGACATCTTCAACCACAGCAACTGCAACAATTGCAATCTCAGTTGCAACAGCAGGTTCTGCAGCAGCAGCAAAACTTTCAACAGCAGCAGCAAGATCATCATCCTGTTTATATACAGCAGCTGCAGCCATCAAGACAG AGTCAGAGTAGTAGCAATCCTGTAGCTGAGCAAGGGCTGGCAATGGTGACAGCTCAGTCGCAG GACCATGAATCAACACAATCACCGCAAGCATGCAAACCTGGAGTGGTTTCTTCTCCTGTTCCACTGAATTCCGAAGAAAAATCTACCCCAGAATAG